The following are encoded in a window of Amaranthus tricolor cultivar Red isolate AtriRed21 chromosome 2, ASM2621246v1, whole genome shotgun sequence genomic DNA:
- the LOC130806177 gene encoding ceramide kinase isoform X3, producing the protein MEEISYQTTEMEASSLGPDNLTLNEQVNGDPSFSSSRVYLDRIGEVVLFLNSTGLYWEPADSLNNDKVPCFQHKHHSGSAAELNYSDIYAAELADWGSIRQSTSCCFMHKVSNMNLFVVHAIRRSTTKASLWNLVEYTFGHRDQNLCQMLVDKIKACLEKQVGRPKNLLVFVNPKSGKGNGQKVWGDVAPIFSRAKVRAQVTVTERAGHAFDQVSSMTNRELVSYDGIVAVGGDGLFNEILNGLLTSRFKTKYPPVPPDFMASSGEDTSSSVPDISELDAGIKGGECSTADEDVEFSFPHEWFRFGLIPAGSTDAIVICTTGERDPITSALHIVLGKKISLDIAQVVKWKTTMNSDIEPSLHYTASFLGYGFYGDVITESEKYRWMGPKRYDFAGTKVFLRHRSYEAEISYLDVKHEKRDPDPNKANMNGGHKRISERVICRANCKVCSSPYSDMTKSKWMRCRGRFLSVGAAVISCRNERAPDGLVADAHLADGLLHLILIKNCPHALYLWHLTHLARKGGSPLDFKFVEHHKTRAFAFTSLGKEAVWNLDGEILRAHKLSAQVFRGLVSLFANGPEV; encoded by the exons ATGGAAGAaatttcataccaaacaacGGAGATGGAAGCAAGTTCTCTTGGTCCAGATAATTTAACCTTAAATGAACAAGTTAATGGTGACCCATCCTTTTCTAGCTCAAGGGTATATCTGGATCGTATAGGAGAAGTTGTTCTTTTTCTTAATTCAACTGGGTTATATTGGGAACCTGCAGATTCCTTGAATAAT GACAAAGTACCATGTTTTCAACATAAACATCATTCTGGAAGTGCTGCTGAATTAAACTATTCTGATATTTATGCTGCTGAGTTGGCTGATTGGGGTTCTATTCGTCAATCGACAAGTTGCTGCTTCATGCATAAGGTTTCAAAT ATGAACCTATTTGTGGTGCATGCTATAAGAAGATCAACGACCAAGGCCTCTCTCTGGAATTTGGTGGAGTACACCTTTGGACACAGAGATCAGAATTTATGTCAAATGTTAGTGGATAAAATAAAGGCGTGTCTAGAAAAACAAGTTGGAAGACCAAAGAATCTATTG GTCTTTGTCAATCCTAAGAGTGGTAAAGGAAATGGTCAAAAAGTCTGGGGAGATGTAGCTCCAATATTCTCTCGGGCTAAAGTGAGGGCTCAG GTGACCGTTACAGAGAGGGCAGGACATGCGTTCGATCAGGTGTCATCTATGACAAACCGAGAACTGGTTTCATATGATGGTATTGTGGCTGTT GGTGGTGATGGTTTATTCAATGAGATCCTTAATGGGCTTTTGACATCAAGGTTCAAGACCAAGTATCCCCCCGTTCCTCCAGATTTTATGGCTTCTTCAGGGGAAGACACAAGCTCCTCCGTCCCTGACATAAGTGAACTCGATGCAG GAATTAAAGGCGGGGAATGCAGTACAG CTGATGAAGATGTTGAATTTTCTTTCCCACATGAGTGGTTTAGATTTGGGCTCATTCCTGCAGGTTCAACTGATGCTATTGTGATTTG TACAACAGGAGAAAGAGATCCCATAACTTCAGCCTTGCACATTGTCCTCGGGAAAAAGATTTCTCTTGACATTGCTCAAGTTGTAAAGTGGAAAACAACCATGAATTCAGACATTGAACCCTCTTTACATTATACAGCCTCTTTTCTTGG TTATGGATTCTACGGGGATGTCATCACGGAGAGTGAGAAATATCGTTGGATGGGTCCTAAACGTTATGACTTTGCGGGAACAAAAGTTTTTCTCAGGCACAG GTCATATGAAGCTGAAATTTCATACTTGGATGTCAAACATGAGAAACGAGATCCGGATCCTAATAAGGCTAATATGAATGGGGGCCACAAGAGAATAAGTGAACGAGTAATTTGCCGAGCTAATTGCAAAGTCTGCAGCTCACCTTACTCAGATATGACGAAATCAAAATGGATGAGATGTAGAGGGCGTTTTCTTAGTGTTGGTGCTGCTGTCATTTCTTGTCGAAATGAAAGAGCACCTGATGGTTTAGTGGCAGATGCACACCTTGCAGATGGCCTCTTGCatcttattttgattaaaaattgcCCGCATGCATTATATTTGTG GCATTTGACCCATCTAGCTAGAAAGGGTGGATCCCCTCTTGATTTCAAGTTTGTGGAACATCACAAG ACCCGTGCATTTGCATTTACGTCTCTTGGAAAAGAGGCCGTTTGGAATCTGGATGGTGAAATTTTACGAGCACATAAATTGTCGGCTCAGGTTTTCCGCGGCCTTGTGAGCTTATTCGCTAATGGTCCTGAAGTTTAA
- the LOC130806177 gene encoding ceramide kinase isoform X2, whose amino-acid sequence MEEISYQTTEMEASSLGPDNLTLNEQVNGDPSFSSSRVYLDRIGEVVLFLNSTGLYWEPADSLNNDKVPCFQHKHHSGSAAELNYSDIYAAELADWGSIRQSTSCCFMHKMNLFVVHAIRRSTTKASLWNLVEYTFGHRDQNLCQMLVDKIKACLEKQVGRPKNLLVFVNPKSGKGNGQKVWGDVAPIFSRAKVRAQVTVTERAGHAFDQVSSMTNRELVSYDGIVAVGGDGLFNEILNGLLTSRFKTKYPPVPPDFMASSGEDTSSSVPDISELDAGTLPKNEDQSPLLLTSRDYESGIPSIRIKGGECSTADEDVEFSFPHEWFRFGLIPAGSTDAIVICTTGERDPITSALHIVLGKKISLDIAQVVKWKTTMNSDIEPSLHYTASFLGYGFYGDVITESEKYRWMGPKRYDFAGTKVFLRHRSYEAEISYLDVKHEKRDPDPNKANMNGGHKRISERVICRANCKVCSSPYSDMTKSKWMRCRGRFLSVGAAVISCRNERAPDGLVADAHLADGLLHLILIKNCPHALYLWHLTHLARKGGSPLDFKFVEHHKTRAFAFTSLGKEAVWNLDGEILRAHKLSAQVFRGLVSLFANGPEV is encoded by the exons ATGGAAGAaatttcataccaaacaacGGAGATGGAAGCAAGTTCTCTTGGTCCAGATAATTTAACCTTAAATGAACAAGTTAATGGTGACCCATCCTTTTCTAGCTCAAGGGTATATCTGGATCGTATAGGAGAAGTTGTTCTTTTTCTTAATTCAACTGGGTTATATTGGGAACCTGCAGATTCCTTGAATAAT GACAAAGTACCATGTTTTCAACATAAACATCATTCTGGAAGTGCTGCTGAATTAAACTATTCTGATATTTATGCTGCTGAGTTGGCTGATTGGGGTTCTATTCGTCAATCGACAAGTTGCTGCTTCATGCATAAG ATGAACCTATTTGTGGTGCATGCTATAAGAAGATCAACGACCAAGGCCTCTCTCTGGAATTTGGTGGAGTACACCTTTGGACACAGAGATCAGAATTTATGTCAAATGTTAGTGGATAAAATAAAGGCGTGTCTAGAAAAACAAGTTGGAAGACCAAAGAATCTATTG GTCTTTGTCAATCCTAAGAGTGGTAAAGGAAATGGTCAAAAAGTCTGGGGAGATGTAGCTCCAATATTCTCTCGGGCTAAAGTGAGGGCTCAG GTGACCGTTACAGAGAGGGCAGGACATGCGTTCGATCAGGTGTCATCTATGACAAACCGAGAACTGGTTTCATATGATGGTATTGTGGCTGTT GGTGGTGATGGTTTATTCAATGAGATCCTTAATGGGCTTTTGACATCAAGGTTCAAGACCAAGTATCCCCCCGTTCCTCCAGATTTTATGGCTTCTTCAGGGGAAGACACAAGCTCCTCCGTCCCTGACATAAGTGAACTCGATGCAGGTACTTTACCCAAAAACGAAGACCAGTCCCCCCTGCTTCTAACTTCACGAGACTATGAATCTGGAATCCCAAGTATCA GAATTAAAGGCGGGGAATGCAGTACAG CTGATGAAGATGTTGAATTTTCTTTCCCACATGAGTGGTTTAGATTTGGGCTCATTCCTGCAGGTTCAACTGATGCTATTGTGATTTG TACAACAGGAGAAAGAGATCCCATAACTTCAGCCTTGCACATTGTCCTCGGGAAAAAGATTTCTCTTGACATTGCTCAAGTTGTAAAGTGGAAAACAACCATGAATTCAGACATTGAACCCTCTTTACATTATACAGCCTCTTTTCTTGG TTATGGATTCTACGGGGATGTCATCACGGAGAGTGAGAAATATCGTTGGATGGGTCCTAAACGTTATGACTTTGCGGGAACAAAAGTTTTTCTCAGGCACAG GTCATATGAAGCTGAAATTTCATACTTGGATGTCAAACATGAGAAACGAGATCCGGATCCTAATAAGGCTAATATGAATGGGGGCCACAAGAGAATAAGTGAACGAGTAATTTGCCGAGCTAATTGCAAAGTCTGCAGCTCACCTTACTCAGATATGACGAAATCAAAATGGATGAGATGTAGAGGGCGTTTTCTTAGTGTTGGTGCTGCTGTCATTTCTTGTCGAAATGAAAGAGCACCTGATGGTTTAGTGGCAGATGCACACCTTGCAGATGGCCTCTTGCatcttattttgattaaaaattgcCCGCATGCATTATATTTGTG GCATTTGACCCATCTAGCTAGAAAGGGTGGATCCCCTCTTGATTTCAAGTTTGTGGAACATCACAAG ACCCGTGCATTTGCATTTACGTCTCTTGGAAAAGAGGCCGTTTGGAATCTGGATGGTGAAATTTTACGAGCACATAAATTGTCGGCTCAGGTTTTCCGCGGCCTTGTGAGCTTATTCGCTAATGGTCCTGAAGTTTAA
- the LOC130806177 gene encoding ceramide kinase isoform X1 — MEEISYQTTEMEASSLGPDNLTLNEQVNGDPSFSSSRVYLDRIGEVVLFLNSTGLYWEPADSLNNDKVPCFQHKHHSGSAAELNYSDIYAAELADWGSIRQSTSCCFMHKVSNMNLFVVHAIRRSTTKASLWNLVEYTFGHRDQNLCQMLVDKIKACLEKQVGRPKNLLVFVNPKSGKGNGQKVWGDVAPIFSRAKVRAQVTVTERAGHAFDQVSSMTNRELVSYDGIVAVGGDGLFNEILNGLLTSRFKTKYPPVPPDFMASSGEDTSSSVPDISELDAGTLPKNEDQSPLLLTSRDYESGIPSIRIKGGECSTADEDVEFSFPHEWFRFGLIPAGSTDAIVICTTGERDPITSALHIVLGKKISLDIAQVVKWKTTMNSDIEPSLHYTASFLGYGFYGDVITESEKYRWMGPKRYDFAGTKVFLRHRSYEAEISYLDVKHEKRDPDPNKANMNGGHKRISERVICRANCKVCSSPYSDMTKSKWMRCRGRFLSVGAAVISCRNERAPDGLVADAHLADGLLHLILIKNCPHALYLWHLTHLARKGGSPLDFKFVEHHKTRAFAFTSLGKEAVWNLDGEILRAHKLSAQVFRGLVSLFANGPEV, encoded by the exons ATGGAAGAaatttcataccaaacaacGGAGATGGAAGCAAGTTCTCTTGGTCCAGATAATTTAACCTTAAATGAACAAGTTAATGGTGACCCATCCTTTTCTAGCTCAAGGGTATATCTGGATCGTATAGGAGAAGTTGTTCTTTTTCTTAATTCAACTGGGTTATATTGGGAACCTGCAGATTCCTTGAATAAT GACAAAGTACCATGTTTTCAACATAAACATCATTCTGGAAGTGCTGCTGAATTAAACTATTCTGATATTTATGCTGCTGAGTTGGCTGATTGGGGTTCTATTCGTCAATCGACAAGTTGCTGCTTCATGCATAAGGTTTCAAAT ATGAACCTATTTGTGGTGCATGCTATAAGAAGATCAACGACCAAGGCCTCTCTCTGGAATTTGGTGGAGTACACCTTTGGACACAGAGATCAGAATTTATGTCAAATGTTAGTGGATAAAATAAAGGCGTGTCTAGAAAAACAAGTTGGAAGACCAAAGAATCTATTG GTCTTTGTCAATCCTAAGAGTGGTAAAGGAAATGGTCAAAAAGTCTGGGGAGATGTAGCTCCAATATTCTCTCGGGCTAAAGTGAGGGCTCAG GTGACCGTTACAGAGAGGGCAGGACATGCGTTCGATCAGGTGTCATCTATGACAAACCGAGAACTGGTTTCATATGATGGTATTGTGGCTGTT GGTGGTGATGGTTTATTCAATGAGATCCTTAATGGGCTTTTGACATCAAGGTTCAAGACCAAGTATCCCCCCGTTCCTCCAGATTTTATGGCTTCTTCAGGGGAAGACACAAGCTCCTCCGTCCCTGACATAAGTGAACTCGATGCAGGTACTTTACCCAAAAACGAAGACCAGTCCCCCCTGCTTCTAACTTCACGAGACTATGAATCTGGAATCCCAAGTATCA GAATTAAAGGCGGGGAATGCAGTACAG CTGATGAAGATGTTGAATTTTCTTTCCCACATGAGTGGTTTAGATTTGGGCTCATTCCTGCAGGTTCAACTGATGCTATTGTGATTTG TACAACAGGAGAAAGAGATCCCATAACTTCAGCCTTGCACATTGTCCTCGGGAAAAAGATTTCTCTTGACATTGCTCAAGTTGTAAAGTGGAAAACAACCATGAATTCAGACATTGAACCCTCTTTACATTATACAGCCTCTTTTCTTGG TTATGGATTCTACGGGGATGTCATCACGGAGAGTGAGAAATATCGTTGGATGGGTCCTAAACGTTATGACTTTGCGGGAACAAAAGTTTTTCTCAGGCACAG GTCATATGAAGCTGAAATTTCATACTTGGATGTCAAACATGAGAAACGAGATCCGGATCCTAATAAGGCTAATATGAATGGGGGCCACAAGAGAATAAGTGAACGAGTAATTTGCCGAGCTAATTGCAAAGTCTGCAGCTCACCTTACTCAGATATGACGAAATCAAAATGGATGAGATGTAGAGGGCGTTTTCTTAGTGTTGGTGCTGCTGTCATTTCTTGTCGAAATGAAAGAGCACCTGATGGTTTAGTGGCAGATGCACACCTTGCAGATGGCCTCTTGCatcttattttgattaaaaattgcCCGCATGCATTATATTTGTG GCATTTGACCCATCTAGCTAGAAAGGGTGGATCCCCTCTTGATTTCAAGTTTGTGGAACATCACAAG ACCCGTGCATTTGCATTTACGTCTCTTGGAAAAGAGGCCGTTTGGAATCTGGATGGTGAAATTTTACGAGCACATAAATTGTCGGCTCAGGTTTTCCGCGGCCTTGTGAGCTTATTCGCTAATGGTCCTGAAGTTTAA
- the LOC130806177 gene encoding ceramide kinase isoform X4 — MEEISYQTTEMEASSLGPDNLTLNEQVNGDPSFSSSRVYLDRIGEVVLFLNSTGLYWEPADSLNNDKVPCFQHKHHSGSAAELNYSDIYAAELADWGSIRQSTSCCFMHKVSNMNLFVVHAIRRSTTKASLWNLVEYTFGHRDQNLCQMLVDKIKACLEKQVGRPKNLLVFVNPKSGKGNGQKVWGDVAPIFSRAKVRAQVTVTERAGHAFDQVSSMTNRELVSYDGIVAVGGDGLFNEILNGLLTSRFKTKYPPVPPDFMASSGEDTSSSVPDISELDAGTLPKNEDQSPLLLTSRDYESGIPSIRIKGGECSTADEDVEFSFPHEWFRFGLIPAGSTDAIVICYGFYGDVITESEKYRWMGPKRYDFAGTKVFLRHRSYEAEISYLDVKHEKRDPDPNKANMNGGHKRISERVICRANCKVCSSPYSDMTKSKWMRCRGRFLSVGAAVISCRNERAPDGLVADAHLADGLLHLILIKNCPHALYLWHLTHLARKGGSPLDFKFVEHHKTRAFAFTSLGKEAVWNLDGEILRAHKLSAQVFRGLVSLFANGPEV; from the exons ATGGAAGAaatttcataccaaacaacGGAGATGGAAGCAAGTTCTCTTGGTCCAGATAATTTAACCTTAAATGAACAAGTTAATGGTGACCCATCCTTTTCTAGCTCAAGGGTATATCTGGATCGTATAGGAGAAGTTGTTCTTTTTCTTAATTCAACTGGGTTATATTGGGAACCTGCAGATTCCTTGAATAAT GACAAAGTACCATGTTTTCAACATAAACATCATTCTGGAAGTGCTGCTGAATTAAACTATTCTGATATTTATGCTGCTGAGTTGGCTGATTGGGGTTCTATTCGTCAATCGACAAGTTGCTGCTTCATGCATAAGGTTTCAAAT ATGAACCTATTTGTGGTGCATGCTATAAGAAGATCAACGACCAAGGCCTCTCTCTGGAATTTGGTGGAGTACACCTTTGGACACAGAGATCAGAATTTATGTCAAATGTTAGTGGATAAAATAAAGGCGTGTCTAGAAAAACAAGTTGGAAGACCAAAGAATCTATTG GTCTTTGTCAATCCTAAGAGTGGTAAAGGAAATGGTCAAAAAGTCTGGGGAGATGTAGCTCCAATATTCTCTCGGGCTAAAGTGAGGGCTCAG GTGACCGTTACAGAGAGGGCAGGACATGCGTTCGATCAGGTGTCATCTATGACAAACCGAGAACTGGTTTCATATGATGGTATTGTGGCTGTT GGTGGTGATGGTTTATTCAATGAGATCCTTAATGGGCTTTTGACATCAAGGTTCAAGACCAAGTATCCCCCCGTTCCTCCAGATTTTATGGCTTCTTCAGGGGAAGACACAAGCTCCTCCGTCCCTGACATAAGTGAACTCGATGCAGGTACTTTACCCAAAAACGAAGACCAGTCCCCCCTGCTTCTAACTTCACGAGACTATGAATCTGGAATCCCAAGTATCA GAATTAAAGGCGGGGAATGCAGTACAG CTGATGAAGATGTTGAATTTTCTTTCCCACATGAGTGGTTTAGATTTGGGCTCATTCCTGCAGGTTCAACTGATGCTATTGTGATTTG TTATGGATTCTACGGGGATGTCATCACGGAGAGTGAGAAATATCGTTGGATGGGTCCTAAACGTTATGACTTTGCGGGAACAAAAGTTTTTCTCAGGCACAG GTCATATGAAGCTGAAATTTCATACTTGGATGTCAAACATGAGAAACGAGATCCGGATCCTAATAAGGCTAATATGAATGGGGGCCACAAGAGAATAAGTGAACGAGTAATTTGCCGAGCTAATTGCAAAGTCTGCAGCTCACCTTACTCAGATATGACGAAATCAAAATGGATGAGATGTAGAGGGCGTTTTCTTAGTGTTGGTGCTGCTGTCATTTCTTGTCGAAATGAAAGAGCACCTGATGGTTTAGTGGCAGATGCACACCTTGCAGATGGCCTCTTGCatcttattttgattaaaaattgcCCGCATGCATTATATTTGTG GCATTTGACCCATCTAGCTAGAAAGGGTGGATCCCCTCTTGATTTCAAGTTTGTGGAACATCACAAG ACCCGTGCATTTGCATTTACGTCTCTTGGAAAAGAGGCCGTTTGGAATCTGGATGGTGAAATTTTACGAGCACATAAATTGTCGGCTCAGGTTTTCCGCGGCCTTGTGAGCTTATTCGCTAATGGTCCTGAAGTTTAA
- the LOC130806713 gene encoding probable isoaspartyl peptidase/L-asparaginase 3 isoform X2, with product MEIGAVAAMRYVKDGIRAARLVMQYTEHTLLVGEKASLFAISMGLPGPMNLSSEESLHKWNKWKENDCQPNFRKNVSPSNSCGPYHPNINSDFSDTSCSSLNHMGTTIRKILPVNIFNHDTISMAVVDKVGHVAVGTSTNGATSKIPGRVGDGPIPGSSAYADDEVGACGATGDGDIMMRFLPCYQVIESMRRGMQPKIAAEDAISRIAIKFPNFIGAVFAVSKNGLHAGACHGWTFQYSVRVPSMEDVEVFTVTPQTASPHVP from the exons ATGGAGATCGGTGCTGTCGCTGCCATGAGGTACGTGAAAGATGGAATCCGAGCTGCAAGATTAGTTATGCAATACACTGAACATACTTTGCTTGTTGGAGAGAAAGCGTCGTTGTTCGCTATTTCAATGGGTCTTCCCGGACCTATGAACCTTAGTTCGGAGGAATCACTACACAAATGGAATAAGTGGAAAGAGAATGACTGTCAACCTAATTTTCGAAAGAATGTTTCTCCTTCAAACAGCTGCGGTCCTTATCATCCGAACATAAATTCAGATTTCAGTGACACATCTTGTTCTAGTCTGAATCACATGGGAACTACTATTAGGAAAATATTGCCTGTTAACATCTTCAACCATGACACAATTTCGATGGCTGTTGTTGATAAA GTGGGACATGTAGCAGTTGGTACATCTACGAATGGAGCAACTTCTAAGATCCCTGGCAG GGTTGGTGATGGTCCTATTCCGGGGTCTTCAGCATATGccgatgatgaagttggtgcATGTGGTGCAACAGGAGATGGTGATATTATGATGCGCTTCCTTCCATG CTACCAAGTGATCGAGAGCATGCGACGAGGAATGCAACCTAAGATTGCTGCTGAGGACGCAATATCTAGAATCGCTATAAAGTTTCCCAACTTTATTGGAGCTGTTTTTGCTGTAAGCAAGAATGGCTTACATGCGGGTGCATGCCATGGGTGGACATTTCAGTACTCTGTTCGAGTTCCAAGCATGGAGGATGTTGAAGTATTCACTGTCACTCCTCAGACAGCTAGCCCTCATGTTCCTTAG